In a genomic window of Callithrix jacchus isolate 240 chromosome 22, calJac240_pri, whole genome shotgun sequence:
- the TMEM145 gene encoding transmembrane protein 145 isoform X2: METPRAPALRRLLPPLLLLLLSLPPRARAKYVRGNLSSKEDWVFLTRFCFLSDYGRLDFRFRYPEAKCCQNILLYFDDPSQWPAVYKSGDKDCLAKESVIRPENNQVINLTTQYAWSGCQVVSEEGTRYLSCSSGRSFRSVRERWWYIALSKCGGDGLQLEYEMVLTNGKSFWTRHFSADEFGILETDVTFLLIFILIFFLSCYFGYLLKGRQLLHTTYKMFMAAAGVEVLSLLFFCIYWGQYATDGIGNESVKILAKLLFSSSFLIFLLMLILLGKGFTVTRGRISHAGSVKLSVYMTLYTLTHVVLLIYEAEFFDPGQVLYTYESPAGYGLIGLQVAAYVWFCYAVLISLRHFPEKQPFYVPFFAAYTLWFFAVPVMALIANFGIPKWAREKIVNGIQLGIHLYAHGVFLIMTRPSAANKNFPYHVRTSQIASAGVPGPGGSQSADKAFPQHVYGNVTFISDSVPNFTELFSIPPPASSAGKQVEETAVAAAVAPRGRVVTMAEPGAASPPPPARFPKAADPGWDGPTPPYQPLVPQTAAPHTGFTEYFSMHTAGGTAPPV, from the exons ATGGAGACCCCGCGCGCGCCCGCGCTGCGCCGCCTGCTGCCGCCGCTGCTGCTCCTGCTGTTGTCACTGCCCCCCCGCGCCCGGGCCAAGTACGTGCGGGGCAACCTTAGCTCCAAGGAG GACTGGGTGTTCCTGACAAGATTTTGTTTCCTCTCGGATTACGGCCGACTGGACTTCCGTTTCCGCTACCCTGAG GCCAAGTGCTGTCAGAACATCCTCCTCTATTTTGATGACCCATCCCAGTGGCCAGCTGTGTACAAGTCAGGGGACAAG GACTGCCTGGCCAAGGAGTCAGTGATCCGGCCAGAGAACAACCAGGTCATCAACCTCACCACACAGTATGCCTGGTCCGGCTGTCAG GTGGTGTCAGAGGAGGGAACCCGCTACCTGAGCTGTTCCAGTGGCCGCAGCTTCCGCTCAGTGCGTGAAAGGTGGTGGTATATTGCACTCAGCAAGTGTGGG GGAGATGGACTGCAGCTGGAGTATGAGATGGTCCTCACCAATGGCAAGTCCTTCTGGACACGACACTTCTCGGCTGATGAGTTTG GGATTCTGGAGACAGATGTGACCTTCCTCCtcatcttcatcctcatcttcTTCCTCTCTTGTTACTTTGGAT ATTTGCTGAAAGGTCGTCAGTTGCTCCACACAACTTATAAAATGTTCATGGCTGCAGCAGGAGTAGAGG TCCTGAGCCTCctgtttttctgcatctactgggGTCAGTATGCGACCGATGGCATTGGCAACGAGAGTGTGAAGATCTTGG ccAAGCTGCTCTTCTCCTCCAGCTTCCTCATCTTCCTGCTGATGCTCATCCTCCTGGGGAAGGGATTCACAGTGACACG GGGCCGCATCAGCCACGCGGGTTCCGTGAAGTTGTCTGTCTACATGACCCTGTACACGCTCACTCATGTGGTGCTGCTCATCTACGAGGCGGAA TTCTTTGACCCGGGTCAGGTACTGTACACGTATGAGTCACCGGCTGGCTACGGGCTCATCGGACTGCAGGTGGCGGCCTACGTGTGGTTCTGCTATGCTGTGCTCATCTCGCTGCGCCACTTTCCTGAGAAGCAGCCCTTTTATGTGCCCTTCTTTGCTGCCTATACGCTCTG GTTCTTTGCAGTTCCTGTCATGGCCCTGATTGCCAATTTCGGCATTCCCAAGTGGGCCCGGGAGAAGATTGTCAATGGCATCCAGCTGGGGATCCACTTGTATGCCCATGGCGTGTTCCTG ATCATGACCCGCCCGTCAGCGGCCAACAAGAACTTCCCGTACCACGTGCGCACGTCGCAGATCGCGTCAGCCGGAGTCCCCGGACCGGGAGGGAGCCAGTCGGCGGACAAGGCCTTCCCGCAGCATGTCTATGGGAATGTGACGTTCATCAGCGACTCGGTGCCCAACTTCACGGAGCTCTTCTCCATTCCCCCGCCCGCCTCCTCC GCCGGGAAGCAGGTGGAGGAGACCGCGGTAGCGGCGGCAGTGGCCCCGAGGGGCCGCGTGGTGACCATGGCCGAGCCGGGCGCAgcctccccgccccctcccgcTCGGTTCCCCAAGGCTGCCGACCCGGGATGGGACGGCCCGACGCCGCCCTACCAGCCGCTCGTGCCTCAGACGGCGGCGCCGCACACCGGCTTCACCGAATACTTCAGCATGCACACGGCCGGGGGCACTGCACCCCCGGTCTGA
- the PRR19 gene encoding proline-rich protein 19 isoform X3: MDTRGPIFQPFQRPEKPGRVRRRKTRRERNKALLGSRRPLAHHDPPVAIQDPPVDPTASKLVVITQGRLSREHRGLFNHEVKSLDVGRLLSSGTLAPGSPTLSAKPSPSPGRAQKPISQSRDKENQVPGGSGPGPPSSPELPSMGQLLAELQCQLSLPQAFPRRNLVQDARDAIVHTLQACHGCVPDLALVLQGCQPPLPGAKPGGSERRMTPFWINIPDQVPEEERQRKQQGTKEFTFPMPPSSSVPTVHRESLAPSRGPWPPPLPSLSSPSGAALGPPTAFDLLKSIWLVATPPPPQPWGIGTPQPMPQPSSPLLPRTSVLDWSPSPPAPLPSLSWVVARNSPEAWSFPPMRLY; encoded by the exons ATGGATACCCGGGGACCAATCTTCCAGCCTTTCCAGCGGCCTGAGAAACCTGGTCGTGTCCGCCGTCGGAAGACTAGGCGGGAACGTAACAAGGCCCTGCTGGGCAGCCGCCGGCCATTAGCCCATCATGATCCTCCTGTGGCCATTCAGGATCCACCTGTGGACCCTACTGCCTCCAAGCTCGTGGTCATAACCCAGGGCCGGCTGAGCCGGGAGCACCGGGGTCTCTTCAACCACGAGGTGAAATCCCTAGATGTTGGAAGGCTGCTTAGCAGTGGAACCCTGGCACCGGGCAGCCCCACACTCTCTGCCAAGCCCTCCCCAAGCCCAGGGAGGGCCCAGAAGCCAATCTCACAGTCCAGGGACAAAGAGAACCAGGTTCCTGGAGGTTCAGGCCCAGGCCCACCCAGTTCCCCAGAGTTGCCTAGCATGGGGCAACTGCTGGCAGAGCTGCAGTGCCAGCTGAGTTTGCCACAGGCCTTCCCCCGGAGGAACCTAGTTCAGGATGCCAGGGATGCCATCGTGCACACCTTGCAGGCCTGCCATGGTTGTGTGCCTGACCTTGCCCTGGTGCTCCAGGGCTGCCAGCCACCCTTGCCAG GGGCCAAGCCTGGGGGCTCTGAGAGAAGGATGACACCCTTCTGGATCAATATCCCTGATCAAGTCCCAGAGGAAGAGAGGCAAAGGAAGCAACAAGGGACAAAAGAGTTTACCTTCCCCATGCCCCCCTCCTCCAGCGTGCCCACTGTGCATAGGGAGAGCCTGGCACCGTCAAGAGGTCCCTGGCCACCCCCTTTGCCCTCACTGTCTTCACCATCTGGGGCAGCCTTGGGTCCCCCAACAGCATTTGACTTGCTAAAAAGCATCTGGCTGGTAGCCACGCCACCCCCTCCTCAGCCCTGGGGGATTGGAACCCCTCAGcccatgcctcagccttcatCACCCCTGTTGCCCCGGACCTCTGTCCTGGACTGGAGCCCCAGCCCCCCTGCCCCGCTGCCCAGTCTCTCCTGGGTAGTGGCCCGGAACAGTCCGGAAGCCTGGTCTTTTCCACCTATGAGACTGTATTGA
- the TMEM145 gene encoding transmembrane protein 145 isoform X1, with the protein METPRAPALRRLLPPLLLLLLSLPPRARAKYVRGNLSSKEDWVFLTRFCFLSDYGRLDFRFRYPEAKCCQNILLYFDDPSQWPAVYKSGDKDCLAKESVIRPENNQVINLTTQYAWSGCQVVSEEGTRYLSCSSGRSFRSVRERWWYIALSKCGGDGLQLEYEMVLTNGKSFWTRHFSADEFGILETDVTFLLIFILIFFLSCYFGYLLKGRQLLHTTYKMFMAAAGVEVLSLLFFCIYWGQYATDGIGNESVKILAKLLFSSSFLIFLLMLILLGKGFTVTRGRISHAGSVKLSVYMTLYTLTHVVLLIYEAEFFDPGQVLYTYESPAGYGLIGLQVAAYVWFCYAVLISLRHFPEKQPFYVPFFAAYTLWFFAVPVMALIANFGIPKWAREKIVNGIQLGIHLYAHGVFLIMTRPSAANKNFPYHVRTSQIASAGVPGPGGSQSADKAFPQHVYGNVTFISDSVPNFTELFSIPPPASSVSPAAPAPEELLAPPLEYLTPLPAPPPLPAPRRLSPPPAFRTPRAPTPRRDRPPAPAPTLPDWVLALLRTPPQTPCVLPPPPAFRGSPPAPRPPREFAPRAPTPPFEYLAPLPRRPATQSFPD; encoded by the exons ATGGAGACCCCGCGCGCGCCCGCGCTGCGCCGCCTGCTGCCGCCGCTGCTGCTCCTGCTGTTGTCACTGCCCCCCCGCGCCCGGGCCAAGTACGTGCGGGGCAACCTTAGCTCCAAGGAG GACTGGGTGTTCCTGACAAGATTTTGTTTCCTCTCGGATTACGGCCGACTGGACTTCCGTTTCCGCTACCCTGAG GCCAAGTGCTGTCAGAACATCCTCCTCTATTTTGATGACCCATCCCAGTGGCCAGCTGTGTACAAGTCAGGGGACAAG GACTGCCTGGCCAAGGAGTCAGTGATCCGGCCAGAGAACAACCAGGTCATCAACCTCACCACACAGTATGCCTGGTCCGGCTGTCAG GTGGTGTCAGAGGAGGGAACCCGCTACCTGAGCTGTTCCAGTGGCCGCAGCTTCCGCTCAGTGCGTGAAAGGTGGTGGTATATTGCACTCAGCAAGTGTGGG GGAGATGGACTGCAGCTGGAGTATGAGATGGTCCTCACCAATGGCAAGTCCTTCTGGACACGACACTTCTCGGCTGATGAGTTTG GGATTCTGGAGACAGATGTGACCTTCCTCCtcatcttcatcctcatcttcTTCCTCTCTTGTTACTTTGGAT ATTTGCTGAAAGGTCGTCAGTTGCTCCACACAACTTATAAAATGTTCATGGCTGCAGCAGGAGTAGAGG TCCTGAGCCTCctgtttttctgcatctactgggGTCAGTATGCGACCGATGGCATTGGCAACGAGAGTGTGAAGATCTTGG ccAAGCTGCTCTTCTCCTCCAGCTTCCTCATCTTCCTGCTGATGCTCATCCTCCTGGGGAAGGGATTCACAGTGACACG GGGCCGCATCAGCCACGCGGGTTCCGTGAAGTTGTCTGTCTACATGACCCTGTACACGCTCACTCATGTGGTGCTGCTCATCTACGAGGCGGAA TTCTTTGACCCGGGTCAGGTACTGTACACGTATGAGTCACCGGCTGGCTACGGGCTCATCGGACTGCAGGTGGCGGCCTACGTGTGGTTCTGCTATGCTGTGCTCATCTCGCTGCGCCACTTTCCTGAGAAGCAGCCCTTTTATGTGCCCTTCTTTGCTGCCTATACGCTCTG GTTCTTTGCAGTTCCTGTCATGGCCCTGATTGCCAATTTCGGCATTCCCAAGTGGGCCCGGGAGAAGATTGTCAATGGCATCCAGCTGGGGATCCACTTGTATGCCCATGGCGTGTTCCTG ATCATGACCCGCCCGTCAGCGGCCAACAAGAACTTCCCGTACCACGTGCGCACGTCGCAGATCGCGTCAGCCGGAGTCCCCGGACCGGGAGGGAGCCAGTCGGCGGACAAGGCCTTCCCGCAGCATGTCTATGGGAATGTGACGTTCATCAGCGACTCGGTGCCCAACTTCACGGAGCTCTTCTCCATTCCCCCGCCCGCCTCCTCCGTAAGCCCCGCGGCCCCAGCGCCCGAGGAGCTGCTGGCGCCGCCCCTGGAGTACCTGACCCCGCTCCCGGCCCCGCCGCCGCTCCCAGCGCCCCGGCGCCTGAGCCCGCCCCCTGCCTTTCGCACGCCCCGCGCCCCAACACCGCGTCGCGACCGTCCCCCGGCGCCTGCGCCCACCCTGCCCGACTGGGTCCTGGCGCTGTTGCGCACGCCCCCGCAGACGCCCTGTGTCTTGCCCCCACCGCCCGCCTTCCGCGGCTCTCCCCCAGCTCCCCGGCCGCCGCGGGAGTTCGCCCCGCGCGCCCCGACGCCGCCCTTTGAGTACCTGGCCCCGTTGCCCAGGCGCCCCGCCACCCAGTCCTTCCCTGACTGA